A single Anopheles arabiensis isolate DONGOLA chromosome 2, AaraD3, whole genome shotgun sequence DNA region contains:
- the LOC120904183 gene encoding peroxisomal targeting signal 2 receptor isoform X2 — MSTFFTTNRHGYSVRFSPFNPDQFVVASSQFYGLAGGGTLYFLELTPDGCGIVEKRTHHWTDGLFDVTWSESNPEIIVSGSGDGSVQLWNTNLASNNGPPSMVYREHKKEIYSVDWSKVPYEQLFISASWDSTVKIWDPIRNNSLSTYIGHTQLVYSAVFAAHIPNTFASVSGDGFLKIWDILCYDLPIASIKAHDGEVLTVDWCKHDSNILATGASDGLIRIWDLRNFGVPITELKGNEFAVRKVQFSPHNFSVLASVGYDFTTRIWDFKKSNEAIETIKHHSEFTYGLDWNRRRRNQLADCGWDSLVHVFKPDCLSDKI; from the exons ATGTCGACGTTTTTCACCACCAACCGGCACGGCTACAGTGTGCGGTTTTCCCCGTTCAACCCGGACCAGTTCGTGGTCGCGTCGAGCCAGTTCTACGGGCTGGCCGGCGGTGGCACGCTGTACTTTCTCGAGCTCACGCCGGACGGTTGCGGTATCGTGGAGAAGCGGACCCACCACTGGACGGACGGGCTGTTCGATGTG ACCTGGTCCGAATCGAACCCGGAAATTATCGTGTCCGGGTCCGGCGACGGTAGCGTGCAGCTGTGGAACACCAACCTGGCCAGCAACAACGGTCCGCCGTCGATGGTGTACCGGGAGCACAAGAAGGAAATCTACAGCGTCGACTGGAGCAAGGTGCCGTACGAGCAGCTGTTCATTAGCGCCAGCTGGGACAGCACGGTCAAGATCTGGGACCCGATCCGGAACAACTCGCTCAGCACGTACATCGGCCACACGCAGCTGGTGTACAGTGCGGTGTTTGCGGCCCACATCCCGAACACGTTCGCGAGCGTCAGCGGCGACGGGTTCCTCAAGATCTGGGACATCCTCTGTTACGATCTGCCGATCGCGAGCATCAAAGCGCACGATGGCGAG GTCTTGACAGTGGACTGGTGCAAGCACGACTCGAACATCCTGGCAACTGGCGCGTCGGACGGTTTGATACGCATTTGGGACCTGAGAAACTTTGGCGTTCCGATCACGGAACTGAAGGGCAACGAGTTTGCCGTAAGAAAAGTACAATTTTCCCCGCACAACTTCTCCGTGCTGGCGAGCGTCGGGTACGATTTTACCACCAG AATATGGGACTTTAAGAAGAGCAATGAAGCGATCGAAACGATTAAGCACCATTCGGAGTTTACGTACGGGCTGGACTGGAACAGGCGGCGCCGGAACCAGCTGGCCGACTGTGGCTGGGACTCGCTGGTGCACGTCTTCAAGCCGGATTGCCTTTCGGACAAGATATAA
- the LOC120904177 gene encoding arrestin homolog, whose product MVVAVKVFKKSAPNGKLTVYLGKRDFIDHTDYCDPIDGVIVLDEEYLRGRKVFGQLITTYRYGREEDEVMGVKFSKEMVLTKEQIYPMENANMEMTPMQERLVKKLGANAFPFTFHFPSMAPSSVTLQAGEDDTGKPLGVEYAIKAHVGEDESDKGHKRSAVTLTIKKLQYAPVSRGRRLPSSLVSKGFTFSQGKINLEVTLDREIYYHGEKIAANIVVTNNSRKTVKSIKCFVVQHCEVTMVNAQFSKHIASLETREGCPITPGASFTKSFFLVPLASSNKDRRGIALDGHLKEDDVNLASSTLISEGKCPSDAMGIVISYSLRVKLNCGTLGGELQTDVPFKLMNPAPGSVERERVNALKKMKSIERHRYENSHYADDDDNIVFEDFARLRMNEPE is encoded by the exons ATGGTTGTCGCAGTGAAAGTGTTCAAAAAATCGGCCCCGAATGGCAAACTGACCGTCTATCTCGGCAAGCGTGACTTCATCGACCACACCGACTACTGTGATCCGATCGATGGCGTTATCGTGCTGGACGAGGAGTACCTGCGAGGCCGCAAGGTCTTCGGCCAG CTCATCACCACCTACCGCTATGGCCGGGAAGAGGATGAGGTGATGGGTGTGAAGTTCTCCAAGGAGATGGTGCTGACCAAGGAACAGATCTACCCGATGGAGAACGCCAACATGGAGATGACGCCGATGCAGGAGCGGCTGGTGAAGAAGCTGGGCGCGAACGCGTTCCCGTTCACCTTCCACTTCCCGAGCATGGCGCCGAGCTCGGTGACGCTGCAGGCCGGTGAGGACGACACGGGCAAACCGCTCGGCGTCGAGTACGCGATCAAGGCGCACGTCGGCGAGGACGAGAGCGACAAGGGCCACAAGCGCAGCGCCGTCACGCTGACGATCAAGAAGCTCCAGTACGCGCCGGTGTCCCGCGGCCGTCGTCTTCCTTCGTCGCTCGTCAGCAAGGGCTTCACCTTCTCGCAGGGCAAGATCAACCTGGAGGTAACGCTCGATCGGGAGATCTACTACCACGGTGAGAAGATTGCGGCCAACATCGTCGTGACGAACAACTCGCGCAAGACTGTCAAGAGCATCAAGTGCTTCGTGGTGCAGCACTGTGAG GTCACGATGGTGAATGCACAGTTCAGCAAGCACATCGCCTCGCTGGAGACGCGCGAGGGTTGCCCGATCACGCCCGGGGCGAGCTTCACGAAATCGTTCTTCCTGGTCCCGCTCGCCTCCAGCAACAAGGACCGCCGGGGCATTGCGCTCGACGGCCACCTGAAGGAGGATGACGTCAACCTGGCCTCGTCCACGCTGATCAGCGAGGGCAAGTGTCCGTCGGATGCGATGGGTATTGTCATCTCGTACTCGCTGCGCGTCAAGCTCAACTGTGGCACGCTCGGCGGCGAACTCCAAACGGACGTACCGTTCAAGCTGATGAACCCAGCACCTG GATCCGTCGAGCGAGAGCGCGTGAACGCCCTGAAGAAGATGAAGTCGATAGAGCGCCACCGTTACGAGAACTCGCACTACGCCGACGATGACGACAACATCGTGTTCGAAGACTTTGCCCGCCTGCGGATGAACGAGCCGGAGTAA
- the LOC120897463 gene encoding uncharacterized protein LOC120897463, which translates to MTRSYRRFALAAILLLTLHQTLGELQRAATVAKSIGKARSESSPRVAQGHGSNERPERVRAQLAGGFIDDATVHKNGGAAQRRPHASGTDHPRSRAPSAAGSRRKMPVHGTSGPIHTYIKTDKNANFKWGVRHFVGAKYAR; encoded by the exons ATGACACGATCGTACCGTCGGTTTGCATTGGCTGCAATACTTCTGCTAACGCTACACCAAACGCTCGGTGAACTGCAACGCGCTGCCACAGTAGCGAAATCGATTGGCAAAG CGCGGAGTGAATCTTCGCCAAGGGTTGCGCAAGGGCACGGATCGAACGAACGCCCGGAGCGGGTACGGGCACAGCTGGCCGGTGGATTCATCGACGATGCGACGGTGCATAAAAACGGTGGCGCAGCTCAAAGGCGCCCGCACGCTAGCGGCACTGATCATCCACGATCACGGGCTCCGTCGGCTGCCGGAAGTAGACGGAAGATGCCTGTCCACGGTACGAGCGGCCCGATTCACACTTACATAAAAACGGACAAAAATGCCAACTTCAAGTGGGGTGTGCGGCATTTCGTGGGGGCAAAGTACGCCCGATGA
- the LOC120904183 gene encoding peroxisomal targeting signal 2 receptor isoform X1, producing the protein MVVVLPAAAAVPGFFGTTMSTFFTTNRHGYSVRFSPFNPDQFVVASSQFYGLAGGGTLYFLELTPDGCGIVEKRTHHWTDGLFDVTWSESNPEIIVSGSGDGSVQLWNTNLASNNGPPSMVYREHKKEIYSVDWSKVPYEQLFISASWDSTVKIWDPIRNNSLSTYIGHTQLVYSAVFAAHIPNTFASVSGDGFLKIWDILCYDLPIASIKAHDGEVLTVDWCKHDSNILATGASDGLIRIWDLRNFGVPITELKGNEFAVRKVQFSPHNFSVLASVGYDFTTRIWDFKKSNEAIETIKHHSEFTYGLDWNRRRRNQLADCGWDSLVHVFKPDCLSDKI; encoded by the exons ATGGTCGTAgttcttcctgctgctgctgctgtccccGGGTTTTTCG GAACGACGATGTCGACGTTTTTCACCACCAACCGGCACGGCTACAGTGTGCGGTTTTCCCCGTTCAACCCGGACCAGTTCGTGGTCGCGTCGAGCCAGTTCTACGGGCTGGCCGGCGGTGGCACGCTGTACTTTCTCGAGCTCACGCCGGACGGTTGCGGTATCGTGGAGAAGCGGACCCACCACTGGACGGACGGGCTGTTCGATGTG ACCTGGTCCGAATCGAACCCGGAAATTATCGTGTCCGGGTCCGGCGACGGTAGCGTGCAGCTGTGGAACACCAACCTGGCCAGCAACAACGGTCCGCCGTCGATGGTGTACCGGGAGCACAAGAAGGAAATCTACAGCGTCGACTGGAGCAAGGTGCCGTACGAGCAGCTGTTCATTAGCGCCAGCTGGGACAGCACGGTCAAGATCTGGGACCCGATCCGGAACAACTCGCTCAGCACGTACATCGGCCACACGCAGCTGGTGTACAGTGCGGTGTTTGCGGCCCACATCCCGAACACGTTCGCGAGCGTCAGCGGCGACGGGTTCCTCAAGATCTGGGACATCCTCTGTTACGATCTGCCGATCGCGAGCATCAAAGCGCACGATGGCGAG GTCTTGACAGTGGACTGGTGCAAGCACGACTCGAACATCCTGGCAACTGGCGCGTCGGACGGTTTGATACGCATTTGGGACCTGAGAAACTTTGGCGTTCCGATCACGGAACTGAAGGGCAACGAGTTTGCCGTAAGAAAAGTACAATTTTCCCCGCACAACTTCTCCGTGCTGGCGAGCGTCGGGTACGATTTTACCACCAG AATATGGGACTTTAAGAAGAGCAATGAAGCGATCGAAACGATTAAGCACCATTCGGAGTTTACGTACGGGCTGGACTGGAACAGGCGGCGCCGGAACCAGCTGGCCGACTGTGGCTGGGACTCGCTGGTGCACGTCTTCAAGCCGGATTGCCTTTCGGACAAGATATAA